Proteins from one Mytilus galloprovincialis chromosome 11, xbMytGall1.hap1.1, whole genome shotgun sequence genomic window:
- the LOC143051758 gene encoding uncharacterized protein LOC143051758 gives MSSDQEVCEEPDLGVETEEIICETVFIKSEEDELEDEEDDTPSETYSVEGQRPVRPVERQKMRPWLIDLLDKNILPGLSWQNKRENIFRISWKHAAHNCFNRNRDSDLFERWAFHTGRHHEGNHKRWKANFRCALNSLPDVMELKELGVRKGDNAFKVYKFLDSPEPTMKEKMEIKRKYSLMAGIKLDESHSGSSTPTVSTAPSSPEREGSSGVDGGIQTLLKAIELKTQQQTDMSKTPQKRGSSGGTTQTRSKRAKKDSRDDVPVETEATVVICSGRPSPASTPGSDTISGVQKMPYITAIDPMSGIPYVTAVDQKTGKLTLVQLRKTDSPSAPTTPTGRSEIIIPSSKMLMGLPGQGQSMMAVPQAQTITSTIKCGEHFITVPMSVAASLQKETTTEEKVTIPMQMLQQELQKQAQQQVQQAQQGVPNLINLGNLFASNPAAALHLAKQMSASTGSIPIPVLEQISQAQQKLTEKSAPKTVIQTEVQQVRMVAPPSVSESLPPVPQLNKNITSIAAALRMSIPSTQPSTPSVVTGISSPIQQPQPVSTTTLGPGLAQDPQGIRSKLVSRLMVSGSSMTNQSPGVRMPVSSLIPAPTSTPRPRLDHILVKPNPNLTLPSTHLQPVRTSDMVVMSTASSSSLDFVTGPPKLMTAISERTIDLNANKSTLAFPSTSTHLKNSREADVVSIGSSPSPVCTPELRPDILDRQLTIELSKMEKEPSAQRMTEESQHYLCLWCQINFEKKSDLLHHFLQLHQDMLVVPGESDGQGQSQIEGNVATPTLTSLSAEDSLARPITVPDVSSTSSDIMGAPFENQGDDDDDEPPVIIDVMINTSQHQSQMNVYNQASSTVSQSYVQEPPRQHRKNPEIPTDELSNTSTISAAESLDSISKPKYSLNDLIKALSQSLEQEQANTPQLSVMLSPSIKQFNLAQATALQSDPGLSGIPATVVTGMSGNVRGRGRGRGRGSSNRGRGRGRRKTADISPEMPCLIPEVPKDRICYDNLPESSESGEDEGPPKITKVRPRRAPRSKPSTPAKSVSNTPVMSPLPLDEPFIPGLLFPSAKSVDQAEMGDHDDSSDQAIHVTVKMYEVNGKTIYRCTECNKEFSKTCTFARHAMLHSKMYPYQCGICDMKCGDMRILLRHLDQHAEDADCPCQKCDRMSKDFSVETQKKVSAAFHFKCNICGKKFFSDYACKIHVNTHKRKMTLTCDQCKLEFRCNKILSRHRKAVHDTQFCPVCLETCTNLNMHMRQHVGFTLYRCGLCSDGFNSRPQLHEHLKIHTQLGATRPVSGTSSSASRYVVKATPSTSSAMLQQEQKMSKIEEMLKEEREAKIATETLMALGNSGDGIPTTAVPPKVEEVKNEQGTSGDQSPTDFIVRTGEYEDEDGEIDVHVIPKRRGERFKSKSSDISEDKDISIEPAVAPSPRRQVVRRCKWHGNDSLCERCDETFVKKMSSNRKRRSAERGSATRGRRGSKSPRSDVSDSFRLNSDSLDSLKNLGFTLPLANYILKEDSKPATPDNSQVIELSD, from the exons ATGTCCTCGGACCAAGAGGTATGTGAGGAACCTGACCTTGGTGTTGAAACAGAGgaaatcatttgtgaaacagttttTATAAAATCAGAAGAAGACGAACTTGAAGATGAGGAAGATGACACTCCGTCTGAAACATATTCTGTCGAAGGACAGCGCCCTGTGCGTCCTGTTGAACGGCAGAAGATGCGTCCTTGGCTGATTGACCTGTTAGACAAGAATATCCTACCTGGTTTAAGCTGGCAGAACAAGAGAGAGAATATTTTCAGAATTTCTTGGAAACACGCAGCGCACAATTGTTTCAATCGTAACCGAGATTCTGATTTGTTTGAACGTTGGGCTTTTCATACAG GACGCCATCACGAGGGTAACCACAAGCGTTGGAAGGCCAACTTCCGTTGTGCTCTAAACAGTCTTCCTGATGTGATGGAATTGAAAGAACTCGGTGTAAGAAAGGGAGATAATGCATTTAAAGTTTACAAGTTTCTTGACTCGCCAGAACCAACGATGAAAGAGAAGATGGAAATTAAGCGGAAATACAGTCTCATGGCTGGTATCAAACTTGATG AATCTCATTCAGGATCATCTACACCAACGGTATCCACAGCACCAAGCTCTCCAGAACGAGAAGGATCGTCAGGGGTGGATGGTGGTATTCAGACATTACTAAAAGCGATAGAACTAAAAACCCAACAACAAACA GATATGTCAAAGACTCCACAGAAGAGAGGTTCATCAGGGGGAACAACTCAGACCAGAAGTAAGAGAGCTAAGAAAGACAGTAGGGATGATGTTCCAGTAGAAACAGAAGCAACGGTTGTAATCTGCAGTGGGAGGCCATCACCAGCTTCAACCCCAGGCAGTGATACTATTTCAG GTGTTCAGAAAATGCCCTATATAACAGCCATTGATCCTATGTCTGGAATACCCTATGTCACAGCAGTGGACCAGAAGACAGGGAAACTAACTCTTGTTCAACTCCGGAAGACGGATTCTCCATCTGCTCCAACCACGCCAACTGGGAGGTCTGAAATCATAATCCCTTCTTCCAAAATGCTTATGGGTCTACCAGGTCAGGGTCAGAGCATGATGGCTGTACCACAGGCTCAAACAATCACCTCGACGATAAAATGCGGAGAACATTTCATAACTGTACCAATGTCTGTGGCAGCCTCACTTCAGAAAGAAACGACGACAGAAGAAAAAGTGACGATCCCAATGCAAATGTTGCAGCAAGAGTTGCAGAAACAAGCACAGCAGCAAGTGCAGCAGGCACAACAAGGTGTTCCAAACTTGATCAACCTGGGAAATCTTTTCGCTAGCAACCCAGCAGCAGCCCTTCACCTTGCCAAGCAGATGAGTGCCAGTACAGGGTCTATCCCCATACCAGTCCTAGAACAAATCAGTCAGGCACAACAAAAGTTGACAGAGAAATCTGCACCTAAGACTGTCATTCAAACAGAAGTTCAGCAAGTGAGAATGGTAGCCCCACCTTCTGTATCAGAAAGTTTACCACCAGTTCCTCAG TTGAACAAGAACATAACCAGTATTGCTGCAGCACTGAGAATGTCTATACCAAGTACACAGCCTTCAACACCCTCTGTTGTGACTGGTATCTCTAGTCCTATTCAGCAGCCGCAACCAGTCAGCACTACAACATTGGGTCCTGGTCTTGCACAGGACCCACAGGGTATTCGTAGCAAGTTAGTCTCTCGTCTGATGGTTAGCGGTTCATCAATGACCAATCAGAGTCCTGGTGTACGAATGCCTGTCTCGTCCCTGATACCAGCACCAACCTCGACACCACGGCCTCGGCTTGATCATATTCTGGTGAAACCAAATCCAAATTTGACTTTACCCAGCACGCATCTGCAGCCAGTCAGGACCAGTGATATGGTTGTCATGTCAACAGCTAGTAGTTCTAGCCTTGACTTTGTAACTGGGCCACCAAAACTAATGACAG CTATAAGTGAGAGGACCATAGATTTGAATGCCAATAAGAGTACTTTAGCTTTCCCTAGTACATCAACACATCTAAAAAATAGTAGAG aagcaGATGTCGTCAGTATAGGGTCCAGCCCTTCTCCTGTCT GTACACCAGAACTGCGGCCAGATATTTTGGACCGACAGCTAACAATAGAACTTTCCAAGATGGAAAAAGAGCCTTCGGCACAACGGATGACGGAAGAATCACAACATT ATTTATGTCTCTGGTGCCAGATCAACTTTGAGAAGAAATCAGATCTACTTCATCATTTCCTACAGCTCCATCAGGACATGTTAGTGGTTCCTGGTGAATCAGATGGTCAAGGTCAAAGTCAAATAGAAGGTAACGTTGCCACTCCCACTCTGACCTCTTTGTCAGCAGAGGACAGCTTGGCAAGGCCAATAACTGTACCAGATGTCTCTTCAACTTCCTCCGATATTATGGGAGCACCATTTGAAAATCAAGgtgatgatgacgacgacgaaCCACCTGTTATTATTGACGTTATGATTAATACATCTCAACATCAAAGTCAGATGAATGTTTATAATCAAGCATCTTCAACTGTGTCACAGTCTTACGTGCAAGAACCTCCAAGACAGCACAGAAAAAATCCTGAGATTCCGACAGACGAGCTGTCAAACACTTCAACAATAAGTGCGGCAGAGAGTTTAGATTCTATTTCTAAACCTAAATATTCTTTAAACGATTTGATAAAAGCTTTAAGTCAGAGCCTTGAACAAGAGCAGGCAAACACACCTCAACTTTCTGTTATGCTTTCTCCATCTATAAAGCAGTTCAATTTGGCACAAGCCACTGCATTACAATCTGACCCAGGATTGTCGGGAATTCCTGCTACTGTGGTGACTGGAATGTCTGGGAATGTAAGAGGTAGAGGGCGTGGCAGAGGTAGGGGATCTTCTAACAGAGGACGAGGCCGAGGACGTAGAAAGACAGCTGACATTTCTCCTGAGATGCCTTGTCTGATACCCGAGGTACCTAAGGACAGGATCTGTTATGATAATCTTCCTGAATCATCAGAATCTGGTGAAGATGAAGGCCCGCCAAAAATAACAAAAGTGCGTCCACGCAGGGCACCAAGAAGTAAACCATCAACACCAGCCAAAAGTGTATCAAACACGCCTGTTATGTCTCCCCTACCATTAGACGAACCATTTATACCGGGTCTTTTATTTCCATCAGCGAAATCTGTTGATCAGGCTGAGATGGGAGACCACGATGATTCATCAGATCAGGCAATTCATGTCACAGTCAAAATGTATGAAGTGAACGGGAAAACAATATACAGGTGTACTGAATGTAACAAGGAATTTTCTAAAACATGTACATTTGCACGTCACGCCATGCTTCATTCTAAAATGTATCCCTATCAGTGCGGAATATGTGATATGAAATGTGGAGACATGAGGATTTTGCTGCGTCATTTGGACCAACATGCTGAAGATGCTGACTGTCCTTGCCAAAAATGTGACCGAATGAGCAAGGATTTTTCGGTAGAAACTCAGAAGAAAGTTAGTGCTGCATttcattttaaatgtaatatatgtGGGAAAAAATTCTTCAGCGATTATGCttgtaaaatacatgtaaatacacACAAGCGAAAAATGACATTGACATGCGACCAATGTAAATTAGAGTTCCGCTGTAATAAGATATTATCTAGGCATCGTAAAGCAGTTCATGATACACAGTTTTGTCCTGTTTGTCTTGAAACATGTACGAATTTGAATATGCATATGAGACAGCATGTGGGTTTTACGTTGTACAGGTGTGGACTATGTAGTGACGGGTTTAATAGTCGTCCTCAGCTTCACGAACATCTAAAAATACATACACAGTTAGGAGCAACTCGACCAGTATCAGGAACTTCATCTTCTGCTTCAAGATATGTTGTCAAGGCAACCCCAAGTACTTCATCAGCTATGTTACAACAGGAGCAGAAAATGTCAAAGATTGAAGAAATGCTAAAGGAAGAAAGAGAAGCTAAAATTGCTACAGAGACCTTGATGGCATTAGGGAACAGCGGTGATGGAATTCCTACTACTGCTGTTCCCCCCAAAGTAGAGGAAGTAAAAAATGAACAAGGCACCAGTGGGGATCAAAGTCCTACAGATTTTATTGTTAGAACAGGGGAATATGAGGATGAAGATGGTGAAATTGATGTTCATGTCATTCCCAAGAGACGAGGGGAACGTTTCAAGTCAAAATCTAGTGATATCAGCGAAGATAAGGATATCAGCATTGAACCTGCAGTGGCGCCCTCACCACGTCGACAGGTAGTGAGAAGATGCAAATGGCATGGAAATGATTCTTTATGTGAAAGGTGTGACGaaacatttgtgaaaaaaatgtcatCTAATAGAAAAAGACGATCTGCCGAACGTGGATCTGCCACACGTGGGCGACGAGGAAGCAAATCTCCGAGAAGTGATGTGAGTGATTCGTTTAGACTCAACTCTGACTCGCTCGACTCTCTCAAAAATTTAGGATTTACTCTACCCCTGGCAAACTATATCTTAAAGGAAGACAGTAAGCCGGCTACTCCTGATAATTCTCAAGTGATTGAGTTGTCAGATTAG